One segment of Solanum lycopersicum chromosome 1, SLM_r2.1 DNA contains the following:
- the LOC101263054 gene encoding pheophytinase, chloroplastic yields MEFCSFYSTPYYCVVNVKPNVIQKCLISNQTMFSRLKERRLCSGLDVYSVEKNRKRRSCTVASVKGVDSVVDSSLLNESYNTDVVDGKVGTEGVTSRGKSVPKVMIPSLPSEAKGDAVAVIDSCLWEWKPKLNVHYEKSGCQNVNSAPILFLPGFGVGSFHYEKQLKDLGRDNRIWALDFIGQGKSLPSEDPTSRSKRLNESEGDGNNVLWGLGDEVEPWAKELVYSIDLWREQVRYFIEEVIKEPVYIVGNSLGGYVALYFAAYYPQLVKGVTLLNATPFWGFLPNPVRSPRLSRLFPWAGTFPLPSNIRKLTELVWQKISAPESIAEVLKQVYADHTTKVDKVFSSILEVTEHPAAAASLASIMFAPQGQLNFKEALTGCRMNNVPVCLIYGKEDPWVTPIWGLQVKRQFPEAPYYQISPAGHCPHDEVPEIVNFLLRGWIRNVESDSSAALPLLDYPESVEYDVVKELEFVRQGVKKSAKVQFYGSMTSQWERLSMFLKSRFQDGVYSP; encoded by the exons ATggaattttgttctttctattcgACACCCTATTACTGCGTTGTAAATGTTAAACCGAATGTGattcaaaaatgcctaatttcaAATCAGACAATGTTTTCTAGactaaaagaaagaagattgtGTTCTGGTTTAGATGTTTATAGCGTAGAGAAAAATAGGAAGCGGAGATCTTGCACTGTCGCTTCTGTTAAGGGGGTTGACAGTGTTGTTGACTCAAGTCTCTTGAATGAAAGCTATAACACAGATGTCGTGGATGGGAAAGTCGGTACAGAAGGTGTGACTAGTAGAGGTAAATCAGTACCAAAGGTTATGATTCCTAGTTTACCAAGTGAAGCTAAAGGCGATGCTGTTGCTGTGATTGATAGCTGTTTGTGGGAATGGAAGCCAAAACTGAATGTTCATTATGAGAAATCTGGATGTCAAAATGTTAACTCCGCGCCAATACTTTTTCTTCCTGGTTTTGGTGTTGGTTCCTTTCACTATGAAAAACAGCTAAAGGATCTTGGTCGTGATAACAGAATATGGGCATTGGATTTTATTGGACAGGGAAAGTCATTACCTAGTGAGGATCCAACTTCGCGGTCAAAAAGATTAAATGAATCGGAAGGTGATGGAAACAATGTTCTCTGGGGTTTGGGGGATGAAGTAGAACCTTGGGCAAAAGAACTTGTCTATTCTATTGACTTATGGAGGGAGCAAGTACGCTATTTCATCGAAGAG GTTATTAAGGAACCAGTCTACATTGTGGGAAATTCACTTGGTGGATATGTTGCCCTCTACTTTGCTGCATACTACCCTCAATTAGTGAAAGGTGTAACCTTGCTGAATGCTACGCCTTTTTGGGGATTTCTTCCTAATCCTGTTAGATCTCCGAGATTATCTAGATTATTTCCATGGGCTGGTACTTTTCCTCTGCCCTCCAATATCAGAAAGCTCACAGAACTTGT ATGGCAGAAAATTAGTGCTCCCGAGAGTATCGCAGAGGTGCTTAAACAAGTTTACGCTGATCATACCACAAAAGTAGATAAAGTTTTCTCTAGTATTCTTGAGGTAACAGAACACCCTGCAGCAGCTGCATCCCTTGCTTCAATAATGTTCGCTCCTCAGGGACAACTAAATTTTAAAGAGGCACTGACTGG GTGTCGAATGAACAATGTACCGGTCTGTCTCATTTACGGGAAAGAAGACCCCTGGGTGACGCCGATTTGGGGTTTACAAGTTAAACGTCAATTCCCTGAAGCTCCATATTATCAGATTAGTCCAGCTGGTCACTGCCCCCATGATGAAGTCCCAGAG ATTGTTAATTTTTTGCTGCGGGGATGGATCAGGAACGTTGAATCCGATAGTTCAGCTGCATTGCCTCTGCTAGATTATCCAGAAAGCGTCGAATACGACGTTGTCAAAGAATTGGAATTTGTTCGGCAAGGAGTGAAAAAATCAGCAAAAGTGCAGTTTTATGGATCAATGACTTCTCAATGGGAGAGGCTTTCCATGTTTCTAAAATCTAGATTCCAAGATGGAGTTTACTCTCCATAA